Below is a genomic region from Eupeodes corollae chromosome 1, idEupCoro1.1, whole genome shotgun sequence.
caccagcgctgaaaccaaacgaagaataactcttaaaATCGCTGTTTCATTGGACTTCGAAGACAATTgaataaagtcctctctcgagcatctaaaatctccatctataagacactaattatcccggttctcatttatggcacctGGCAtaactgtcaaagaaagatgagagcgttttaGGATTCTTcgagaggaagaccacgactcaggtggcgcacacaggTGGGTGAAACAACAACCAACTTGGCGTccgaaattggagacagctatagccagggaccgagctggctggagacgcatgttggttgaggcccaggtccaacCGGACTATAGCGCCAGCGCCACcttcagtaagtaagtaagaataaaaGATGAGTAATTTTAGGTAATAACTgaaactttatttgtttaagtaCATAGTGTCcatgtacccgtggcatgatgctTAGGGCATGatgagaggtcttgggttaaatCTCTGACGTGatatgtaaagtttttttcacgggtactgccttttgcgaggaatcgaAAAATTCTCTAAgaataaaagtgctttctcaaattagccgtttggactcggcataaaaactgtaggtccccttcattcctaAAATTACTCCCGCACAAAAATGGTTCAGACTTGTGTGTAAGtctctaggccctagttctcttcGGACTATTGCGTCAcctgatatattttttgtaactatcttagatttttgaaataattttgcttacataCAAATCTTTTGAGGCGACTCATTTCAATatccaaaaattttgtttaatatactttcggaaccattttttaaaaagcaaatcaagtaatctttttgtttcttacttcATATGTGATCAGTAATCGAATTATAATCACATCTTCAAATAATTGACGAAGGATTCAAAAGAatcgtttttttaagaaaaaaagaaaaaaaaaaatgtttgatccaATTCAGTTTAAATTGTATGGCGGTTCAAAACCAACATTAACCCATTTCCGAGGAGGTTTTGTTTCAAATAGCGCAAGGAGTCCCAACCAGAATTTAGATGAAGAATTCTACAGAATAATGGAATCCATAAAAACGGAAACGACCGAAGTTGTCAATTATCAAACTGAACCAGAACCAAAATGTATTGTTCTTAAAGATGACAAATTTAGTGAAACAGAAGATGTTTCATTTGTAATGCTTTTTATGctgctttttgtatttttgatggTCAAAATTGTTTGTGGATTTCAAAGTATCATAATTAAAGCAAGGGATgtatttgataaattatttccATACATTTGGCACTGGATGGAGAAAACAACTCGTGAAAGATACATTGTGACAGATCGAAGGGTTCCCTTGTTGATTTTATGTGTTCCTTTATTAACTCTGGTATTGTTCGTTTATTGTTCTCTGTTGATACTTAATGCAGTTACGGATTTCCTGCTTAGTAATGCGCCAGAGTATATGACAAAATTAGTATTAATGGAGAATATCAAAATTCTACTTCAAAATCCAGtcatttcataatattttgatTCAAGTTAcgatataataaattttaatttttgaaagtattgaaattggtttattgaactttaaaagaaagaaagttcgtttttaaattacatGAATCAAATCGTTCCAAGAAGCAAAAATGTTCGTTTGTTTTTTCCTTACAGAATGTCATTCAAGGATAGAAATTTTGCAGTATGGTTCCACTAAGTGCACATGTGGCCTTAGGATAACCCATCAGCAAAGAAAATCCTTAGATGCCTATAATGACTTCCATTGGTTTTGACAATTGAAACCaattattggaattttattGACAGGTTGGTTATAGCTTTTGTGTCATCGAACATAATTTTCCTGGTTAGATCAAGCATTTGAGATTTGAGTTGAATATTGGGCAAAGGTTACCTGGAATATTTCAGCACGTGCCGAGTTGCAGCCAAATGCAACCTAATCTGCATCGCAGAGAATTTTTGTACTGCTCATATTCGCCACTGCCGGGTAAGTCTTAGTATTAAGGTTTATAGTAAGTTGTTTGAAAAAACCTCCGTCAAATACAAAACAACCCGATGCACAAATTTCCTGCCAATCATGTAATGATGccgtcaaaaatcaaataaatccaaATCGATAAATTCCGTAAAATCATTGCAATTAAACTTAACGAGATTAGAAGAAGAAAGAGATCtaatgaaaaaaagagatcACGAATACTTGGAAGCAAATTATAAGCTTTTGGAGCAACAAACAAATAGAGAAAGTGAAGAGGAGTCAACATCATCAAGGGTAGATAAGTGGATTAACCAGCAATTCATAACTAAAACCTAAGTTTGCCCCACTTTGAATCATCAAAGCGGAAGCAAGCAACAATTAGTACACAAATCTAATACCCAAGAGCTAACAAGAGCAATAAATCTAAATGAGACATGGATCGGAGCCAACGGTTCTTCCATGCCAGCTGTTAACACCAACACAACAACCAATAGAGActcaaaaatttttcaaaatccgtGAACCGTCCATACTCTTCATAACGATGACCGATGTTTCTAAGGAACTACTGAAGTTTTCGGGACGGCCAGAGGAGTGGCTattatttttcagttgtttCAAGAGTACAACCCTTGCATGCGTGTTTTTAAATGACGAAAATTTGATATGGCTTAACAGATGTCTAAAGGGCAACGCCCTTGAATCAGTCCAAATCAAGTCCCAAGTATAATCGAAAAACTGAAGATGCTATTTGTTCGTCCAGAATCAATTATTAAAACCCTGATTTCCAGGCTGAGACAAGAACGCCCACCTAGAGATGATAAGTTAGATACATTAGTCGCCTTTGCCTTATCGGTTTAGAACATCGTTGCTACAATGGAAGCTGCTGGATTGACATCACATTTAAACAACCCTTGCCTGATGCAAGAATTGACCGATAAATTGCCATTCCAAACCAAGTTGAATTGGGGTGTTTTTTAACTGGGCAAGCAGAATACAGATCTGAAAACATTTAGTTCCTGGTTGTTTCAAGTTTCCCAAGCTGCTTGTGAGGTAACAGATGTGAGTCTACTctcaaaagatgttaagcttgaCAAAAGGCGACAGCCATCCAATTCGCTTCTAAATAGACATCATGATGAAGCATTGGAAAATTGCGATGAATTTAGTGGACTTAGTTTAAGTAACAGATGGATAGTAGTGAAGAAACGTTTTCTGTGTCGCACATGCCTTGTCAACCATAATAAGCGAAGATGTTTGTCCGCAAATTATgttaggcacctctccttatccaggcggcagcggacgaattctcgagataaaatcaacggtggcgtctacagttccagtaaggttgaactactaagtgaacaccttatagggcttcttcgacctattcggagcccaggcttataatgagcggttcatccggctccccttccttggagttatactaaggatctggccctccaggttgggggttgtgccgtcggggtgacttcctggccacgtaaaaacatcatagtttcaaagcaacaacaagcctcggatacggacgaaataaggacaacgaacttcggatatgtacgtggaatgttaggtcccttaacagaccacgtgtagCCGAACagttagcggaagccctaaactgctacaaggcagatattacagccatccaagaagtgcgatgggatggaccgggcaaacgcaaactaaaggACTTTGATATCtactacggtgactgctaccgagatcaaagacagcgtctatttgggtgtggatttgttgttggaactaggctcaggcaaaaagtcttgagtttcaacagtgtgagcgagcgcatcacgacaatccgcatcaagactaaattcgccaacataagcctaatatgcgcgcatgctccaacagaggagaaagatgaagacaccaaagatatattcttcgacctcttggacaagacatatgagcagttccctggttatgacattaaaattgtcttaggagattttaatgccaagctaggaagagaacacatctttggtggcataatcgggagatacagcctgcacgacactacctccgacaacggattcaggctggtcgatttcgttgcagggcgagacgttctggtagctagtacgcagttcactcatcttaatatccacaaggggacatggaaatctcctgatcaatcaaccgtcaaccagattgaccacattgcgatcgacgcacgacacacctccagtatccaggacatccgaacattccgagaggccaacattgactcggaccactacctagttgtagccaaggtacggctacggatatcccgatccaagccaaaacaaggaagtactgtgagaagattcgacgttagacggctacaatcgcaagagactgccatgtccttttccgatcgagtctctaataacctcctaaggagtcctatgcttcctgcattaagcattgaaaaccagtggcaacattgccttgcagccatcagagatgccgcctctgaagtgctaggtttcgcacggccaccacagcgaaacccctggtttgatgacgaatgccggcaagctcacgcagcgaaacaagatacaaaacggcgctgcacaaaaggactagagctgctcgcgagctctacgagcagaagaggagagaggaacactggcttcttagacggaaaaaaagagagcatgagaagcgtgcgatcgaggagatagagggatgtcactacaggaatgaggttcgtaaattttaccaaaaggtaaaaaaaacctcccaagggtaccagccacgaaccgaaacctgtaaagacgaccaagggaacatcgtagtagaaccacagtcgatgctgagaatatggaaagatcactttttttttttacacttctccaaattatataacggcgacgacgaaccaaattccgctgtaagggagatagaaccactcaacctcggcgacgcagatcaacaattccgcctacccgaccttggcgaagtgaagatagctatatctaaacttaagtcaaacaaagctgctgtcaacaacctgataggttcttatctgtgtggcttcagaccaggaaagtccactaaaaaaaaaacccaggagcttcaaatggatacccaccatctctttatcgattttaaagccgcgtatgacagcatctatagggaagagctctaccgagcaatgtctagttttggcatccctgtcaaacttatccgtttgtgcagaatgatgatggagaatgcacgctgctctatcaaggtcggaaaagatcttaccgatgcatttgatgtcaaaaaaggttttagacaaggcgatgcactgtcatgcgacttcttcaacatcgttctggaaagaattgtgcaaaactgaaccgtcaacactagaggcacaatcttccaaagatccatccaattactcggatacgcagatgatattgacataattggaagatcaaagcgtgatgtcagtggagcgtttttgagcattgcgacggaagcgaagaagatgggtttagtggtcaatgagggcaagaccaagtatatgctgtcatcaaaaaaggacactgaacgacgacgtcttggacaaaacgtcaccatggacagctgtaacttcgaggtagttaaggactttgtgtacttaggcaccgctattaatacagacaacgacaccagcgctgaaatcaaactaagaataactcttgcaaatcgctgcttctttgaacttagaaggcaattgagaagtaaagtactctctcgagcatctaaaatcgccatctataagacactcatcaccccggttctcatttatggtgctgaggcttgaaccctgtcaaagaaagataagagcgtcttaggatgcttcgagagaaaaattcttggtggatttttggtcccgtatgcatatagatggagaatggaggaaaagatataacgacgagctgtacgggctgtacagcgacactgacctagttagcagaatcaaagtccaacggcttagatggctaggtcatgtagagcggatggacatcaacgctccagcccggaaggtcttcgaatccaatcccgagggacggcgcagtagaggaagaccgcgactcaggtggcgcacccaggtgggagaggacctcaaccaacttggcgtgcgaaactggagacagctagctagggaccgagctggctggagaagcttgttggttgaggcccaggtccaccccggactgtagcgccaccttaagtaagtaagtaagtttgtcCGCAAATAGATGTGGAATAATGAACTGAACGTATAGACATCATAAGTTGCTGCGCAAACATGAGCAACTAGCTGCACGatctgaaaatcaaaatttgtctAGTTATCGTTGCACGCATAAACACAAAGGaagtttgttgtttaaaatgaCATTAAAATCGAAGCATTCGCCTTTCTAGATGATGGCAGACATTCTCAAATTAAAAGGTGAACACCAAGGACTCCGTTTGAGATGAACGTCGGGTAATTCTCGCACTGAAGAGAAATCAAAGAAAGTTGACTTGATGATAGCAGCTAAACAAAGTTCTAAAAGGTACGCACTTACAAACATTCGAACTGTTGAGTCTTGAATCAACTTTGATTCGCTTGCGTCATGCTACCATTAAAGAGCAAGCAGATGAAAAGCTTCATGAATTAGTTCGGAAATTCTTTTCAGTAGAAAGCTTTGGTTCAAAGGAGATAAGAAAACTTACTAAGGGCAGAGATGTAAGAGCCGAGAACCTGCTAGAAAGCTCAGCTGAACGACTAGATAAGAGGTTCAGTGTTCCGCTTTTATGGAAAAGTAAATTTCATGCATTTCCAAATAGCAGACCATCTGCAGAACGAAGACTTTTGTGCCTTGAGAAACGATTACATAAAGAGCCCGAACGAGCAGCTAATTTAGATTCACAAATCTCAGATTATTTACGACAAGGATATGTACGCAAACTTACAAGTGACgatttacaaaacaataaagGCAACCGAATCTGGTATCTTCCCATTTTCCCCGTTTTAAATCCCAACAACCAACATAAAATATGCGAATGGATGCGGCCGCGCAAGTTGACAGAGTTTCGCTAAACTGAATGCTACTTTCTGGAAACGACTATCTTGTCTCACTTACAGAAGCTGATCACtatagttgccttggtcaaaatgtacgttcaaagaatagagttgactgcaaatgaagttcctATTGTggtctgaacctgtccattgaaagtaaaactgacaggttgaaatacaaagaaaatttaatgttttctgtgaaacgATGTTGTTCCTAAATGTAAAATGAACAattgaaaacgattttatcattgagaaattaaaaattaacctaGAGAAAATGCCTGAcataaataaagtatttatttactaaaaaaaatgctACAGCTCATTAACttatatattaataattaataccaaaaataaattattgtcaGTTCTATTGATATGGTTCAATTATATATATCCGCCGCAATCTCAGCGCCACACCTCCATCATATAgttcaaattttcaatgacaCTGAATTACTATTAAGGTTATATGCTTTTCATTGCAGAATTATTTCATCttttagctcttaaattgtTGCTGGTTTATCGACGTAcaccttttcttttaaataacccCAAATAAAGGAGTTCAACGGGGACAATGGCTAAAGCACACACACGGTTCAGCTTCGTCTGACTtctacgagttcagccataggaattcaatgcatgcttttACAATGAATCTTTGTCTTCCAATTCGGGCCATTAAAAGTCCATTATCATCTCTCGATAGCGAGCACTATTTACAGTATCTACCTGACCGGCCtcattttgacaaattaatTCCCGATGACGCCGTCAGGctataaaccgcaccaaacagtcactcttAGTAAGTGCATTGGTTTTTTGACAGTCAatcttggattatcattcgcccAAATGAAGCAATTGTACTTATTGACGATTTCACTGAGGTAAAAATGtgcctcaaaaaaatcacacgTTGTTTACAATTATGGGTTACTTGAAAAAGGTTTACCCTTTATTGAATACATTGTATTTTCAAgtatttaagtaaatatatCAAAGTGGATACCAATTTAAACTTCATTACTATCCACTCTATaacttgaaacattttttttatttaagtgacCACCCTGTGATTTTCCCAGTGACTTGTTAAGCTCAATGCAAAGAGACTCATATATTAAAGTGACAGTTCTGTTTGACGTTTTAGTTTGtcaccatttttgtattcatttcaatatttcacTTTTGCTTTTGCTTGCTTGCAACTTGCAACCATTccatttagaaaacaaaaataattttctataaaactttactttaataagattgtttccaaacaaatataaattgtttaaacaatggCTCACTACAAAGGAGCAGCCAGTGAAGCTGGGCGTGCAATGCAATTGATGAAAAAACGTGAAATCGCCCAACAAGAAATTGAATTCCGCAAAAAGAAAATCGAAGAGGACTTGAAAAtttctaatattgaaaacaaattcgcCAGCCACTACGATGCTGTGGAACAACAACTCAAGACCTCCACCATTGGATTGGTCACGTTGGATGAGATGAAAGCCAAACAGGAGGACATTGTGAGAGAACGTGAAAAGAAACTAGCCCAGAAGAAGGACGAGAAAGAACGTGAGAAACTGCGAGCTCTGGAGGCAATCCAAGCCGAGAAGAACAAACAGAAACGACAAATTCAAGCTTTATCCTTTACCTTGGACGAAGACGAGGCTGACGAAGAGGATGAAGACATAAAACCACTCGAAATAAAGCCCATCAAGAAATGGAAAACAGAGGTGCAAAGCGACGAAccacagaaaaagaaaatctgtAAGAACCCAGATGTGGACACCTCATTCCTGCCTGATCGGGAACGTGAGGAGAGAGAAAACCGTCTGCGAGAAGAACTCCGCCAAGAGTGGGTTGCTCAGCAGGCTGCCTTGAAGGACCAAGAGATCACAATTACCTTCAGTTACTGGGACGGCTCGGGACATCGTCGAAGTGCAACCATGAAAAAAGGCAATTCCATTTATCAATTTCTGCAAAAGTGTTTGGAAGTTCTGCGCAAAGAATTCAACGAACTGAAAACTGTTATGGCCGACCAATTGATGTATGTCAAGGAGGATCTGATTCTACCGCACCATTACACTTTTTATGATTTCATTGTGACGAAAGCCCGTGGTAAGAGTGGACCTTTGTTCCAGTTCGATGTCCACGATGATGTTCGGATGATTAGCGATGCAACAGTGGAGAAGGAGGAGTCCCATGCGGGAAAAGTGCTGTTGAGGAATTGGTATGAGAGGAACAAGCATATCTTTCCGGCTAGCCGCTGGGAACCTTATGATCCCACCAAGACCTATGATAAGTACACAATTAAAGAtaagaataagaaataaatgtcTATTGATAGTAAAGCTGTTTGAGTTGTTTATCGTCTCTCTATTGAACCATTTTCGATTAGATTTGAATCCTTTGATGAATGCTTGCATCAGCTACAATACAATAACTGTACATGttgttaacaatttttgattGCCTTGAGCACGTAATTGTCTGGAATTGGACGTACATTTTGATCTTGAAATACACATATAATTAATTACTCTTTGGCCATAATAATTAGGGATTTAGTGACATAGGGATTTGAGAATTCCTTAGATCAACGTTGctcttgtttataaaataatcaaaataggTTCGAAGATTTAACTCAGTGTCACAAATAGAACAGATTTCGAATGGTAATATAGTGCAGACAGTAACTTCGGTAAGGAAGATGTGATTTTTAA
It encodes:
- the LOC129938876 gene encoding protein FAM50 homolog; protein product: MAHYKGAASEAGRAMQLMKKREIAQQEIEFRKKKIEEDLKISNIENKFASHYDAVEQQLKTSTIGLVTLDEMKAKQEDIVREREKKLAQKKDEKEREKLRALEAIQAEKNKQKRQIQALSFTLDEDEADEEDEDIKPLEIKPIKKWKTEVQSDEPQKKKICKNPDVDTSFLPDREREERENRLREELRQEWVAQQAALKDQEITITFSYWDGSGHRRSATMKKGNSIYQFLQKCLEVLRKEFNELKTVMADQLMYVKEDLILPHHYTFYDFIVTKARGKSGPLFQFDVHDDVRMISDATVEKEESHAGKVLLRNWYERNKHIFPASRWEPYDPTKTYDKYTIKDKNKK